From a single Calothrix sp. NIES-2098 genomic region:
- the murD gene encoding UDP-N-acetylmuramoyl-L-alanyl-D-glutamate synthetase, which translates to MPKSAVIGLGKSGIAAARLLHREGWEVELCDSNTSETLLKQQQELATENITVKLGYSLEFNDADLPQLIVVSPGVPWDIPVLVKARELGIETIGEMELAWRYLQSLPWVGITGTNGKTTTTALIAAIFQAAGFDAPACGNIGYAACEVALAKKLPDWVIGEISSYQIESSVTLAPRIGVWTTFTPDHLSRHKTLDNYYNIKAKLLHKSQLQIFNGDDAYLRKVGLSDWPDAYWTSAKGKDYLIGEKGFYIENGWVIEKLSATSTPQAIVEVSALRMVGEHNQQNLLMAVAAARLAEIHPDAISRAIREFPGVPHRLEHICTWEGIDFINDSKATNYDAAEVGLASVKSPAILIAGGEAKAGDDTGWLAKIQSQAAAVLLIGSAAPAFAQRLQEVGYSNYEIVETMEKAITKSAELAKKHQAAVVLLSPACASFDQYPNFEVRGDHFRQLCLDWARIS; encoded by the coding sequence ATGCCTAAATCTGCTGTCATTGGATTAGGAAAATCCGGTATTGCTGCGGCGAGATTGTTGCATAGGGAAGGCTGGGAGGTGGAGCTATGTGACAGCAACACCTCCGAAACCCTCCTGAAACAACAACAAGAACTTGCTACAGAAAACATAACTGTGAAACTAGGGTACTCCCTAGAATTCAATGATGCTGATTTACCGCAGTTAATAGTTGTCAGTCCTGGTGTGCCTTGGGATATTCCTGTATTAGTCAAAGCACGGGAATTAGGTATCGAAACTATCGGGGAGATGGAGCTTGCTTGGCGATATTTGCAATCTCTACCCTGGGTAGGAATTACTGGTACTAATGGAAAAACTACCACTACTGCTTTGATTGCGGCAATCTTTCAAGCTGCTGGCTTTGATGCTCCTGCTTGTGGGAACATTGGCTATGCTGCCTGTGAAGTCGCCTTAGCCAAAAAACTACCAGATTGGGTAATTGGCGAAATTAGCAGTTATCAAATAGAATCTTCTGTGACTCTAGCCCCGCGAATTGGTGTATGGACAACTTTCACACCAGATCACCTCAGTCGGCACAAAACTTTAGATAATTACTACAATATCAAAGCCAAACTACTGCATAAATCTCAATTGCAAATATTCAATGGCGATGATGCTTACTTGCGGAAAGTTGGTTTGAGTGATTGGCCTGATGCTTATTGGACAAGTGCCAAAGGTAAAGATTACCTAATTGGCGAGAAAGGCTTTTACATCGAAAATGGATGGGTAATAGAAAAATTATCTGCAACCTCCACACCACAAGCGATTGTGGAAGTATCTGCTTTGCGGATGGTAGGAGAACATAATCAACAAAATCTCTTAATGGCAGTTGCAGCAGCGCGGTTGGCAGAAATTCATCCCGATGCTATTTCCCGCGCAATTCGAGAATTTCCCGGCGTACCCCATCGTTTAGAACATATCTGCACTTGGGAAGGCATTGATTTTATCAACGACAGTAAAGCCACTAACTACGATGCGGCGGAAGTTGGGTTAGCATCGGTGAAAAGTCCCGCCATTTTGATTGCCGGTGGTGAAGCCAAAGCTGGCGATGACACAGGCTGGCTAGCAAAAATTCAATCCCAAGCCGCCGCCGTGTTACTAATTGGTAGCGCTGCACCTGCGTTTGCTCAACGTCTGCAAGAGGTGGGCTATTCTAATTATGAAATCGTCGAAACGATGGAGAAAGCAATCACCAAATCGGCAGAATTAGCCAAAAAGCACCAAGCTGCTGTTGTGTTGCTATCTCCTGCTTGCGCCAGTTTCGATCAGTATCCCAATTTTGAAGTACGCGGCGACCATTTCCGTCAGCTTTGCTTAGATTGGGCGAGAATTAGTTAG
- a CDS encoding rhomboid family protein, protein MIPISDNIPTRQRPIINYWLIGINIAIFLGEIQLELADKLAAFIYSWGIIPAQITGAITHAFVNPAAWIVVCWRLISLPLAMFLHSSFSQILGNLLFLWVFGKSVENILGHKRYLGFYLSAGVATDLIQILAQPNLTVPLIGANGAIASILGAYIIKFPKAKIDSILPLILIYIPVQLPAFVYLFWWFIQQFFYSIGSLNIPPVGVNHFSIAYWTQAAGLVIGALFMRFQR, encoded by the coding sequence ATGATTCCTATTAGTGATAATATTCCCACTCGGCAGCGACCGATTATTAATTACTGGCTAATTGGCATTAATATTGCAATATTTTTAGGGGAAATTCAATTAGAATTAGCTGATAAATTAGCCGCATTTATTTATAGTTGGGGTATAATTCCAGCGCAGATTACTGGAGCAATTACTCATGCCTTTGTGAATCCAGCAGCTTGGATAGTTGTATGCTGGCGATTGATTTCTTTGCCTTTAGCAATGTTTCTCCACAGTAGTTTTAGCCAAATATTAGGAAACTTACTATTTTTATGGGTATTTGGCAAATCTGTAGAAAATATTCTCGGTCATAAACGCTATTTAGGATTTTACTTGAGTGCTGGCGTGGCGACAGACTTAATCCAAATACTAGCCCAACCGAATTTGACAGTACCATTGATTGGTGCGAATGGTGCGATCGCATCTATTTTAGGAGCATATATTATCAAATTCCCTAAAGCTAAAATTGATAGTATTTTACCCCTAATATTGATATATATTCCCGTGCAATTACCAGCTTTTGTTTATTTATTTTGGTGGTTTATCCAACAGTTTTTTTATAGTATAGGGAGTTTAAATATTCCCCCTGTGGGCGTGAATCATTTTAGCATTGCTTACTGGACACAAGCAGCAGGGTTAGTAATTGGTGCGCTGTTTATGCGATTTCAGCGATGA